In Lolium rigidum isolate FL_2022 chromosome 3, APGP_CSIRO_Lrig_0.1, whole genome shotgun sequence, the genomic window ATCCATACATCAAGAAAAAATTAGagaagccgtagcaacgcacgggcattcaactagtgtcaAGTAAGATTCAAGAAAACTCAACAATTATAATCAGCAAAACCGTTTTTTAACATACATATCGTATCTTCTTTCCCTTTGCTCGGTGCCTCACAGCTGAGTTGACTTTTGGATACTGATTCCTTAACCGTGAGAAATATTATCCTTTGTGACGGTATGAATTGAGTTAATCACAGTGATTATCATCGCCAGGCCTAAGTTCATATCGTATATGCACATGCATGGAGTTCTCAAAATTACATTTAAGAAACAGCTAACAAAGTCAAGACGATACAGATCTAAGTGTTGTGCTATTAGAACAATGTGAGATTGCTCATACCAAGGCAAAAACTGTATGGCAATGAGGTTGTGCAATTCAACTTCAATCTTTAACCCCATCTGACGGAAGCCCCTTGAACATATCATATATTTTTAAATACCTAGATAAGCCTAGCTTACATTCTGCACCAAGAAATTGTCAACATGTGTACATTAAGTATACAATGAATCATCTACTGCAGCCAATCGAGCTGCAATTACTAAACCGCCGGACGAAAGTGAACTGTCATCTGATGGTATAAACTGCTTTAGACTTGTGTCATCTAATGATCTGCGTCAGGTGAACGAACCTGGAGATCGCAAGATTCAGATTTATGTCCCGTCTCCGACATCATAGAACAGCTCGGAGTTCCTTTAAACGGTGCACCAACAGGTTCATCTCATCGAGGGAGCCAGGTGGCAGCGAGCAAGATTAGCGAGGACGTTGACAACACCCGCCAGGGTGCAGCGTCCACAAAAGATCTTGGTGTCGGAGTTCCATACAAGCCATGATGGAGATGCAGTTTGCTGCCATGGAGACGCAGTttgctgccgccgccggctgccCCGCCATGGTCAGAATCGGCAGTATGGCCTTTAAATGCTGCACTGAACTCTAACACGACGGTCTCCTAGCGACATGGTTCATCTCGAAGAGGAAGCCCGGTGGCAGCGAGAATGTTGACGAAGCCAAACTTTTCACAGCTAGGGTCGTTGCACATCACTGGGACGCAGCGTCCACAGGAGACATTAGTTTTTTCTTCCTCCGCGGCGAACTGCTGACAGCGTCGCCGCGCGCCGCGAACACCGCCGGCACCAGGAAAACTGGAGAAGGACCATGATGAGCTGCGTCATGGATAGTAGCAGAGGTGGTGGTGatttctcttttgatgatccggcGTTATCGCCAGCTTCGAGAGCTGGAAAAGATCGATGTCCTGGGCGCGTCCACCGCCCAGGCGAAAGCTCGAGTCGAGGACGTAGTGCGAGCTCGAGGCCAAGCTGTACGGTGCGTCTTGTCATGGAGACGCAGATTGCGGCAGCCCCGTGATGGTTAGAATCAGCTGCACGGCGCACATGGCGAGAAACATATACACGTAGATTAATTGTGTGGATTTGTTTCCTAGGTATATACCCCGTACATGTTTATGTTTCTCTAGGAGAAAAAAACGCTGAGACTCACGTGACGTGTTCCAGGTGTAAATTATATATTCGTGACATCCTTGACGCAATTTCTTTTACGTACGTGCCATAAGTCTATTTTGCACACGTCTATTGTTGTACGTAACACTTCTTATCTTTTAATCTGAGACGTTAAGATTAAAATCACTGGTTTATATTTTTTAagtatatgtggattaacctcatgCCTCGAAAAACTCCCTCATTTAACACTGAACTCTAACACGACGCGACATGGTTCATCTCGAAGAGGAAGCCCGGTGCAGCGAGAATGTTGACGAAGCCAAACTTTTCACAGCTAGGGTCGTTGCACATCACTGGGACGCAACGTCCACATGAGACATTAGTTTTTTCTTCCTCCGCGGCGAACTGCCGacagcgccgccgcgcgccccgaacaccGCCGGCACCAGGAGAACTGGAGAAGGACCATGATGAGCTGCGTCATGGATAGTAGCAGAGGCGGTGGTGatttctcttttgatgatcccggCGTTATCGCCAGCTTCGAGAGCTGGAAAAGATCGATGTCCTGGGCGCGTCCGCCGCCCAGGCGAAAGCTCGAGTCGAGGACGTAGTGCGAGCTCGAGGCCAAGCCGTACGGTGCGTCTTGTCATGGAGACGCAGATTGCGGCAGCCCCGTGATAGTTAGAATCAGCTGCACGGCGCACATGGCGAGAAACATATACACGTAGATTGATTGTGTGGATTTGTTTCCTAGGTATATACCCCGTACATGTTTATGTTTCTCTAGGAGAAAAAAAAGGCTGAGACTCACGTGACGTGTTCCAGGTGTAAATTATATATTCGTGACATCCTTGACACAATTTCTTTTACATACGTGCCATAAGTCTATTTTGCACACGTCTATTGTTGTACGTAACACTTCTTATCTTTTAATCTGAGACGTTAAGATTACAATCTCTGGTTTATATTTTTTAagtatatgtggattaacctcatgCCTCGAAAAACTCCCTCATTtaacttttagtatataatagatagattctTGTATTAGTCCTAAATATCTTTTTTCTGCTTTTAGTAATGTGGCGGAGGAGGCTGAAGAGTATGCACAGATTCCTCCTCTTGTTAGCCAGAAACTTGCACATGCGGAGTCATGTCATTTTGTGTATGGACCAAATTCGCCGAGTGTTGGAGTCACGGCGCTGAAGCCGACGTCGATCATGCCGGGGCTGCATGGTGCACGCGTCCCGGGGCATGCAACTACGGGCGGGGCGGCTTCCGGCACGCTGTCGCCTGGACATTTGTCGCGCGCGCCGTTGCCTGGCTCAGGGACGACGCCGGTTAAGGGCCCAGGAGCGCCTGTGTGCGGAGGCACAGCTGCAACTCGGTCCGCCATGCATGGAATTGACAAGCCTATACACACGCCTGTGGCTAAACGATCGGCTACGATGATTAAGTCGTCAGTGCAAGCTAAGGTAAAAAATTCTCTGTATGTACAGCAGCCGTTTACGAATTTGTGTGAATCCAATTTTGAGCAAACAAATAATACTTTACAGGGTGACTATGCTGCTGTACCGACTATGGTTGGTATGATTAAAGAGGTGCCGAAGACCAAGCTGTATACTAAAGAGCAAATTGTTGCTTTTGGAGGGATCCAGGAGGAGGCGAGCTGGGATGTGCGGTCGAGTGGAAGACTGCGCACTCAGCCCAATGCCGATATAACGCAAATGGAGAGGGCGATGATGATTGCAAAAAATCGTGCGGAGATGCCAGTGATAGGTATGTCTACCTCAAAATTAAAcacttgtagctcttttttgctttttttttttgatcttttgattttatgactcaactccttgataacacggccaacagcaaaaccaaaaccctaatgagcagcctttcgagcggtaaaactagtctcttctggggaagttcctagtcacttatatcgaaaggttgtgtctatggttgggacaagcacactgtacgctatgtggactcggaggaaCAAAGACTGAAACTAGATGATtgcggaaacacaaaccctagcaatactagatggaagaaaaagatacacaaaaacaactacgaaaagcaactaaaactcgaaattagtgcaatctatggctatggcaaaccctaaccctaactttttatggtttttactggataggaaacactcacaactcaactatggggtggattgtggatggttaccgaggaaacactgaaatctgataccaagatgataaggggtgtcccgatcttctcagtaagcacggtggtgatgatgatcacgcgatgaacacaacggagataacacgatgatgaagtggatgataacttgtatgacgcaacgaagtctctcgattggtccctgtcgccaatgcaacaactctcaaccctgcaagatattcgcaactccacacacttgcgcacgtagccgccgaccacgaagtggtaagttgcaaccgtctaattcccaatagaacaacagatcacacaacacTTTCAGGGGtaaacaccaaatcaatgcaatatggtgtagagattcaatagagttgcaaagcgatcaactatgaactagggtttatcttaaaggtgttctaaacctaatttgggggctccTGGGCACTTAGGGTTCAGGATGACCAGGGTTCgagaaaatacatagaaaatcgacccagatcgggatctggtcgagacagactcagaGCCGGCGCAGGGGTCGGTCGAccaggcctgggaccggccggtccggtttggaccgggcctgggaccgggccatgACAGGGGCGCCGAGGTGACATACAGTAcacccccggttggcaccagtgcaGGATCCAGTCAGAACCGGGCTCACCCGGCGTAGGGGGCGGttggaccgggccggccggcgtggcggccggtcggaccgggcctggcaccggctggacaacttcttcttcctccctcgcgcatacctcccgctcctccctcgcccgtccatgggatgtcttcatgtccagcttcacgtccagctgctcctcttctcctcgtgtgatgcttgctccctcttcatacctgatcatgcataagagcatctccaacagacgcgctaaaagGCCCGCGCGGTAAAAAAACCGCCGGTTTGCCGCGCGCGGgcgctgccgcgctgctccagcagaggcgggaaaaaggcgccggtgtcggacacgacactgagcagctccgacttcgactgggagtccgaCGACCAGTCCGACGACCAGTAGTTTTATTTAGTATTTTCGTTTAAATGTCGCATTGTATCGTCGCACTttaaatatattcgtattttcgatcaaatttcatagtttgtttgatgaattttcaaaaaaaaaacggtcggattagcagtttgtgacgcgcgcgcgctgcaaaatagcacctctggcggaggtgcgtttttcgcacaccaacgcgcgctgcaaaatacagcctcCGCCGGGGGCAAATTTGTTATGCCGCGCGCGagcggtatacagcgcgcccaatcgccggtatagcgcgcgagattttacagcgcctgttggagatgctctaagtaataTGACTTAGGcattataaagttctcatcgatcaaagtataatTTAGGAACAAGTTGTTGTTTGAGTAGGTTCGCACGAGCCTTTGTTATGGGTCTAATCCTAACTTtattggacttgagctttacagcagcatcatcttcatcttgcaataacggtggtagtagtgtagtagggatgtcctcatcaggtcATTTGACTTGGATATCAGGGCGATGGCCCTAGGCGTGGTGGTGGCATCAGAGTGACGTGTCATGTCACACACAAGACACATGCTTCTTGTGTTATGTTGGCTTCATTGCGGCTATTGGAGGGTCATATTAGACTACGAATGCACTTATTTCTTTTAAAGTGGTCTCATTGCTTTGGATTTATGTGAAAATGCCCGATACATATGAAAGCACATCTACATGTTgcatttttttttggggggggggggaattccATATCACGGCTAGTGTGATTATTTCTTTCCAAGTTTaataaaattcttttctagtgattTCGGGTTCACCATCTTGATACAACATCAAAGAGCTTTTCAATTATGTTTAGGCTAGGGCTAGAGTTTTGTGAATTTCAGTCGAACACGTGCGGATGAGTTCTCCGGTCACTGGGCCCATGGCGTTGGGACCCACATAACGCCGTGTCCTCTGGGGCAACGCGTCCGCCACGCGGCACCAGCGAGCCGGACTTCttgacgttttttttttttttttctctctcgagGAATCTGCCCTCCCTTTCTTCCTCTCGTTATTATTCCTTTCTTCTTcccctcttcgtcttcctcttcctcctccaccggcgGGGGAGAGATCCTTCCTTCCTCTGCCGAGCGCAGGCACGCAGGCGAAGATGCTGGACATCCAGAAGCGCCGCGTCCAGCTGCTGCTCTTCGTCACCGGCGTCCTCGCCCTCAGCATGACCGGTATGCTTCCCGGCCGCACAATCTCCAGTTTGTAGCCCCCTTTCTGTTTCTTTACACTTTTCCTGGCCAAATCACGGAGGCGGAGCCCGCGGGCTAGATATTTCGTAGAATGGCAGATCCCCGCGCGTTTTCATGGGTAATTTTCGGCACCTTTCAACCCGCGATTCGGTGATTCtttctcggggggggggggggggtgggggcgGTTGTTGCGCAGCGAAAAATGGATGCACGTTCAGTGGCGATCTTGGGTGTCAAAAGACGGTTGGTAATGTCCACGAAGAGCAAAGGGGACGGCTCTTGTTGCTGAAATTTCAGCTGCTTTGGGTTAATTGTCCGTTCCCTTCCCAGGTTTGGGTTGAAGTTATCGGTCGAATTTCGAAGTGGACACGAGGAATGAGGCATATATATATCGTGCGAATTCGGTGCTAACTTGTTAAGGATTATTTCAATGCTTTGCTGTACAGATTAGCATCTGACATAGGGCTGAGCTGAAACACAAGTGAACATTGTGTACCATGGTATCTCGTACTGATAGGTTCATGAACACACGTTAATATCCAACCCAGTAATACAAATAGGCTGACTCAGTCTTCAAGGTAGAGTACCATGCCACCTTTATGATGAAAAACTTGGAATAGCAATGTTTTGCTGGTTGTATaaaaaggacgtacccagtgctgagagctcctGCAATGTTTTGCTGGTTGTACCATTATAAAAAAAGGGGGGGCAGCCTGGTGTATGAAGCTCGCATCTTGCACGGGGTCCGGGGAAGGGTCGGACCACATTGGGTCATTGAACACAGCATTTCCTTGCAATATTTGCAAGAGGTATATCACTATGTTTCAAGTAAATCAGGGATGAGTTGTGAGTTAGTAGCTTGTAAACTCTGTCCGATACCAGTGAGTGTGGAGTGCACAATCTACCAATATGGTTTGCCTTACTCATTTCCCCCCGTACTAGCGTAAGGGAGCTTGGCAAATGATGCGTGTAATTCATTATGTAAGTTTGTCGGGCATGGACAGATTCACCAGATTCCTTGCGCTAAAGAAAATGCTGTGCAAAGCAATGCTTTGGACCTGTCGGGGCAATGTCGTGCTGGTGAAGGAGCTAAGAAGTACTGATACCATTTTACTTTCATTCAATAACTGTAATGTGGGTTCCATCCTGTGGGAGTGTAATCAAGTAGCACATTTAATGGCAGCAAAGGACCATTGAGTGTGGACATCCAATTTTTTGCTGATATATATTGTTTGGCGACTGTAGGTTCGGCTATGTGTCCATGATAATGAAATCTACGTGTTCTACTAAAAAAACGCATATTAAGTCTCCAATTAACGGATCCATGCGTCTCAAATTATTTTTGAAAGATAATTCTTTCTGTGTTGCTAAGTTGACATGTTGGCAAGCCATGATCCCATGAAAAGTAGCTATACTTTAGTAACTATTGCATTGATATTTCTCTTGGCATCCAAAGTTCCCTTTCTTTTGGAGAAGTAGACCTTATGTCTCTAGAAATAACCTTAATTCAAATTTTTAATTTGCAGCTGAGAAGTGCAGGGAACTTGTCGGAAAGGAGGCTGCATCAAAGAGTGGGCAGTTCACATTCCTGAACTGTTTCGATATGGGCTCAGGCAGCTTTGCATGCGCAGGCAAGGAGGGGGTCAAGCTGTATGTCAACAACCTCCGAAGTGCACACATGGAAAAGGTGCGGCAACGAGCCATTGAGAAAGCGTTAGCTGATGCCGTGATGGAAGGCCTGAGCCCTGCCGAGGCAGCCAAGCAAGCTCAGAAGGTCGGTGCAAAGGCGACGAAAGTGGCCGCTCGTCAAGCCAAGAGGATATTGGGGCCAATAATCTCCTCTGGCTGGGACTTCTTTGAAGCAATGTACTTTGGCGGAAGCATGACCGAGGGTTTTCTCCGGGGCACCGGCACCTTATTTGGAACCTATGTGGGTGGCTTCCATGGCGAGGAGAGGTTGGGAAAGCTTGGCTATCTTGCTGGAAGCCAGCTAGGCAGCTGGGTCGGGGGAAGAATTGGGCTGATGGTCTACGACGTCATCAACGGGTTGAACTACATGCTCCAGTTTGTCCGCCCAGAGCAGTACCAGTCATCAGCTTATGCTTCGGCAGAGGCTTTGGAGTTCGCAGATAACTATAGGAGTGCCGAAGGAGAGGAGCCGACGTACGGTGAAATGGCAGAAGAGGAGCGGACGTACGGTGAAACGGCAGAAGAGGAGCCAACATACGATGAAACGGCAGAACAGGAGCCGACGTACGGTGAAGCAGCAGAAGAGGAGCAGCGACAGGAGGAGTCGCAAGGTTTCAGCTTTTTCTGAGACTACAAGTCGTCGATATCAGACAGAACTTACAAAAGTTAGGGTGGAATTTGCAGCAATGAATACTTAGCTTGTTCAGTTATATGACATGTCCTGCtccgttttctttccatggttcaAAGATGATACAGTTAGACACGATTCTTCTTCTCTGTAATCTTATTTGGTCACTTGTATATAAACTTTCCCTTGTAAAATTTGTGGTACTGTCCTGCTGAATTGTTTGAACGGCAGCGACACTGAACATGAACAGAGAACACGTCGGACAGTATACATTGTATCTTGAGACAGGTATCTGGAAGCAGGTCTATAGAGTTCGTTTGCCGTTTATACCTTGGGCAGTTTGTTTCAGTTTTGGCAGGGTTGGGCAGATGCCACTTCTTTTTGAAAGCATTTCAATTACCTGGAGAATCAACAGAATTGTGAGCTCCCACCGTCTTTTCGCGTGTTGGGCCCTCCGTATGCAGTTTACACTTACGTCATGTAAGAACTGGCGTTTTTGTGACCTGAAATGGCTGAGGCCTAGTGCATTCATGTACATGAAGTCCATTGACCTTCGTTTAATTTAGTTTCGCAAAAGAAAAGTACTTTCACCTTGTATAGTATCATACTGCCACTTCATTTATTTTATGTTTTATATACCATCAATACAAATTTGTGGATATGATCTCTTAGTAATAAGCTTTTCTAGTAGTTTGATGCGTCATGATACTAGAATTCTCTTTATCGTCCTTAAACTGCGATGCATACTTAGATGACACTACGTTATACTTCTTGCAATGTGAGAGGCATGAAAAGAGACGCACCTCTGCTAAACTGGGCGTCAGTGACCAATCATTTGCTGTCAGCAGTCGCTGTCGCTGCTCAGCTAATGCTACAATGCAATATAGGCCGTTAAAAAGGATTGAGCTTTGGTGACTTTGTCAGTccacaaagtcactgactt contains:
- the LOC124702215 gene encoding uncharacterized protein LOC124702215; translation: MLDIQKRRVQLLLFVTGVLALSMTAEKCRELVGKEAASKSGQFTFLNCFDMGSGSFACAGKEGVKLYVNNLRSAHMEKVRQRAIEKALADAVMEGLSPAEAAKQAQKVGAKATKVAARQAKRILGPIISSGWDFFEAMYFGGSMTEGFLRGTGTLFGTYVGGFHGEERLGKLGYLAGSQLGSWVGGRIGLMVYDVINGLNYMLQFVRPEQYQSSAYASAEALEFADNYRSAEGEEPTYGEMAEEERTYGETAEEEPTYDETAEQEPTYGEAAEEEQRQEESQGFSFF